The window ggagcagtaagctggtgtagctgcaagcagagcgtcgtggcgggatctacgtgtgaagcggagtacatggcagcctcggaggcagcacatgaagcgatttgggtgaaggagttcatcaccgacctaggagtcatacccaatgcgtcggggccgatcaaactcttctgtgacaacactggagctattgccctcgcaaaggagcccaggtttcacaagaagaccaggcacatcaagcgtcgtttcaactccatccgtgaaaatgttcaagatggagacatagagatttgcaaagtgcacacggatctgaatgtcgcagatccgctgactaaacctctctcgcgtgcaaaacatgatcaacaccagaactctatgggtgttcaattcatcacaatgtaactagattggtgactctagtgcaagtgggagactgttggaaatatgccctagaggcaataataaaagtattattatatttcattgttcatgataattgtcttttattcatgctataactgtattatccggaaattgtaatacacgtgtgaatacttagaccacacaatgtccctggtaagcctctagttgaccagctcgttgtgatcaacagatagtcatggtttcctgactatggacattggatgtcattgataacgggatcacatcattaggagaatgatgtgatggacaagacccaatcctaagcatagcataaaagatcgtgtagttcgttttgctagagctttgcaagtgtcaagtatctcttccttcgaccatgagatcgtgtaactcccggataccgtaagagtgccttgggtgtaccaaacgtcacaacgtaactgggtgactataaaggtgcattacaggtatctccgaaagtagctgttgggttgacacggatcgagactgggatttgtcactccgtatgacggagaggtatctctgggcccactcggtaatgcatcatcatattgagctcaatgtgaccaaggtgttggacacgggatcatgcattacggtacgataaagtgacttgccggtaacgagactgaacaaggtattgggataccgacgatcgagtctcgggcaagtaacgtaccgattgacaaagggaattgcatacagggtttgatcgaatcctcgacatagtggttcatccgatgacaacatcgaggagcatgtgggagccatcatgggtatccagatcccgctgatggttattgactgagagagtctcggtcatgtctgcatgtctcccgaacccgtagggtctacacacttaaggttcagttacgctagggttatagggatatgtatatgcagtaacccgaatgttgttcggagtcccggatgagatcccggacgtcacgaggagttccggaatggtccggaggtaaagatttatatatgggaagtcctgtttcgggcatcgggacaagtttcggggttatcggtattgtaccggaaccaccggaagggtcccgggggtccaccgggtgggtccacctgtcccgggggtccacatgggctgtgtgggggtgcgccttggcctaatgggccaagggcaccagccccacataggcccatgcgcctagggttcaaggggggcaagagtcctaggagggtaaggcacctcctaggtgccttggggggagggaaaacccccccttggccgccgcaccccctaggagatttgatctcctagggccggccacccccccttggcacccctatatatagtggggggagaggagggacttcatacctgaacgccctggcctttggttgcctccttctccatccccaacacctcctccacctccatagtgcttagcgaagctctgccggagtactgcagctccaccaacaccacgccgtcgtgctgctgctggtgccatctccctcaacctctcctcccttccttgctggatcaagaaggaggagatgtggctgttccgtacgtgtgttgaacgcggaggtgccgtccgttcggcgcaggtcatcggtgatttggatcacgtcgagtacgactacatcatcaccttgcaagcttccgcacgcgatctacaagtggtatgtagatgcaaactctctccctagactcgttgcttagatgaactcatagatggatcttggtgaaaccgtaggaaaaattttaattttctgcaacgttccccaacaccatggaCACCAGTATCCCTCTCCTCTTCCTGCGCCCTACCTCTCCTTCCTCAGTCTctacctctctctctttttctctgttCCAGGAGATCTGCAGCCGACGCCGCAGGTCCTGCCCGTTCGCTGCCGGTCACCTCGCCTCGCTGTTCGATCTCACCGCTGGATATGCACGACTCCGCCGCCCTGTGCCGTCCTCGTCGGGCACCATCATGGCGGCGCGAACACTGTATGCAGTGGCTACAATCGGCGGTGGATTCAACAGCGCGGTGGGCACTAGCGAGTAGCGACCCAGCGGGCAGCGGCTGTGCTGGCCGCTGTCTGCCGTCGAGGTGTAACGGCTCGGGCCCAGACTCCGAGTTCGTCATGGCGCTCCGCGCGACTTCCCTTGCACCGGCTGACTCATGCATGCATCTACAATCTAACTAGCTAATTCCTCCCTTTGACTGCTATTTTCTCTGGTTGTACTGTTCCACAGCTTAGGGATCATCTACACAATCCATCGTCTCATGCATGCACAATTTAATTAATTTGTCTACTGACTGCAGTTTATGAATTGCTTCACAAATCATTTATAGAGATGATTTCAGACTTAGAAGTGTTGAGGTCATGATGCTCTAAATAGTTTTGAAATTGTATTCACGACATCATGATGCTCTAAATGAAATAAAAATTTGATGGATTCAAGAAGAAAAAGGTCAGGTATGTTTAGTATGCACTACAGTAGAAATTTCACTCGTGGTCATCTTGGGATACTTGTACATGCTTGGTGTTACAATAATTCTACTAATTAATTCCATGAAAGTGCTGAAATTTGCTCAGTGAACAAGAAACCCACTGGGTAACATATTTGGACGCCATACAAGTGGATCTGCATTTTTTCATCAAGGTGTTGTCTCATCTTTTAATTTGCATCGTcgctcttgaataattagttttcaTAGAGATTTATCTTTGATCTGAACATTTTGAACTTTCTTTTTGCATAACCTTGATAAAAGGATTGACAACAAATAATCAGAGAAGACTAGCCAACGAGATGAGGAGAGGAAAGAAGTGAAAAGAGACAAAATACAGTATGATATATCAATTTAGAAGTCGTAGCAATGCACATCTTTCTAAATAtatatctttatgtgattggtcacAAGTTGTAGTTGGTAGTGGTAGTAGTATATATTCACTATAATTGTTTGTACGAAATCACATTAAAAAAATCACACATAAATCACAACAATTGCGTGCAAAAACACATAATCTTACCATATTTCATAGGGTGCTATCATTTTTCATGTTTGTagttgtatgagaatattaaatgtattattaacatgattattaaatgtatgagaatattaacatgattaatattgaactcttaaagttaacatgattaatattgaactcttaccATATTTTCatatgtcacttgatatgtatgagaatattaaatgtattattaacatgattaatattgaactcttaaaattaatgtggccccgttgcaacgcacgggcgttcttctagttttACATAATATTTCACATTGAACATGGCAAAAGTGTGTGTTTGTATAAAAAAAAGTTTCACATGACAAATACTGTGATCATGGCAATTGTACAAAGATTCGTACTGGACACATGGCAAATTTGTAGTGGGATGAACTTGCCATGACAGAAAAACATGCCAATTTTAAATCTTTACGGTGCCAATTTAACTTGTCTAAAGCAAGCCCCTATAGCAATGCAATTTCAGAACAACCATGACTTTGAGGGGGTACAGAGAGGTAATTTTCTCCACACATGCTCTGTTTGTACAAAAAGAAACAAGCTAGAATGAAGCTAGTGGCCACAGGATTGTAGGCATGTGTATGAAAAATGTTGACATGGCAAAATGTATGAAAAATGTCGACCATGCTATAGCAGTGAGGAGGAAACGCGGTGCTTCGTTCGCTCGGTTCAATCACTGCGCGAACGATTCCAAATGACCCCGTGGCACCAGCCTTGCGCCGAGATCCGTACTATTTGATCGGATGGTAAGAAGAGTGTTGGCTCTGAATCGCTAGAAAACCGATGTTGGTTCTTTAGTCTTTAGGGACCTTTTCccttcgttctgatgcagaggccggggtaaccCCCTTTTCGAAGAAAAAAAGGAAACTTTTCCCAACAAGTTAGGGTAAATAAAAATATTCTTTGGAATTAGGTCTAATGAAGTGGGAGCATAGAGAAACGCATATCTACTCCATCGTACAAATCAAACACCTCCACACAAAAGATAATGTCAAACAAAGATAACACGGTCATGATCACTAGCATGACCACAATTAAGATTCCAAATTTTTTTACAGGTGCAGTTAACTCAACTGTGGCAGTACTCCCTCGAGTTAACACACTGCACTTCCGTCATCAAAGATCGCATCAATTACAGTTTGTAGGCACTTGCTAACAAAAAAGATGATCAATTATTGTTCTCCTCTTCTCTTCCATGTCCCCTTCCGCCGTGGCCGTGGGAGGAGCTGCCACTTCCCCGGGGTAAAAATGGACCGGGAGACTCCGCGCTCCCCGCCTGTATAAATACACAGACCCACTACCCAGCAACCGCAAGCCCAGCCGAGCCCAGCCCGACGGCTTTCCGGCGGTTTTCGCGGCGGCTGGTTGCTCATCCGTGGGCGGTTTCCGGCGGAATTTGTGTTCTCCTCTCCTGCTTCTCCTCGGCCACCTACCTCGGCAAGCATTCCCCTTGTCCGGAACCGCCCTGCTCGTCTTCCACCTCGCGCCCCGTTCGATCTCAGAACGAGACTCTGGTCCCTGACGGAGCCTAGATCGAGGCAAATGCGTTGGGAGCGGCGGCGGCCATTGTAGTTCGATCCGTCCGTCCGAGAACGTTGCTTTCTGGTGAGCTTTTGGCCCGTCTCTGATTATTCTTTAAAGCTACAGAACAAAAGCTCGCGCGGCAGTTGCCGTCTTTTCCATGGTTGGTCATGGCCTGCCTCTGCCTGCTCCACAGGTGCTCCGTCCGTCCGAGGCGATGCTGCGGAACAGATCGAGGAGAGCGGTTGGCGCCGGAGGCGGGGGCGGAGGTCTCATGCCTCAACCTGAGCCCCTCGCCGGCGCCACTGCTCAGTCTTCTTCTTCCCCGAGGCCgtacatggcgctgccgcaggccggGTTCTTGGACGGCGCGGAGCAGGGGCCCTCCTCCTCCATGAGCCCCACCTCCATTCTCGAGACCAAGCAGTTCTGCTGCTCcgcgctgccgcccttcctctcggAGAGAAGCCTCAGGAAGGCGCAGATGGAGACGGCCGCTCTGGGTCCGGAGCCGGCCGGCGCCGGCGGCCTCGCCGACGTGCTCCGGGAGCACGGCAACGCCAAGGCCGGCGGCCGCAAGGTGGTGTTCGGGTCGCAGCTCAGGATCCAGGTCCCGTCCGGCAGGGCCGCGGAGCTGGTGTCCTCCCCGATAGAGTTCGGCGTCAAGAACCGGGACGCCGTCCTGTCCCCGGCCAGGAGGTTCCTGCCGGAGGTCGTCAGCTCGCCCACCGCCCGGGTGTTCGCCGCCGGCGTCGCCCCGGGGGAAATGGCCATGTCGGAGGACTACACGTGCGTCATCTCCCGCGGCCCCAACCCGAGGACCCGGCACATCTTCGACGACTGCATAGTCGAGAGCTGCGGGGATGTGCTCGTGGACAACGGACCGGGCACCGCCGCCGTGCCGGCGAGCGGTTTCTTGAGCTCTTGCCATGCATGCCGCAGGCAACTTGCAGGGCATGCCAATGATACCTTCATCCATCGGTGAGTTTCCTTTCTGTATGTATGCAGATctctttaaaaaattattactcgcCATTTTAATAATTTTCTTGTACCAAATATATGGTTTGTAGACACTGCGTATATGTTGATGATTGATTGATGTCGCTGTTTCTGCCGGTTGCTCTGCTTATATATGCGAATGGTCTGTCCATGATAAATACAGTATAAGATGATCTGAAAGCTTGGAGGCATGAATTTTGACAACATGCATGATGAACTTATACTGCAGGTACTGAAACAACACAATTTACATAAAAAAGAATGTGCATTCACAACATGGAGCAGAATGTAATTTCTGAATATACTGTCACAACTAGTAGTATGCATCAGATGCAGAGTAGATAGAAGGCAGGGGAGGGATAAAATTATGCACTGACATCAAATTCTCAGTTTTTAGTTACTGCCAGTATTTGACATGAGTGCTTCatcattgcaagttttatgtgtgTAATCATCAACTCGCTGATTGTTGATATATAGTATCAACATAATTCATCTGCAGTATACTTCATCAAGATCATGGCAGTTCTATATGTTATTAGGGATCTTTGAGGATGGGTCTGATTCTTCTTCATTATTGGAGCTTAATTAGTAGAGTAGGCCTTGTTTGGTGGGAACAAAATATGTCCTTGTGAGGGAGTTGTTTTGATTCCAGATCGCTTTCACGTAGAAAACCATGCAAAACAATCTCATTATCCTACTGTTGGGGCCCTACCCCGGGGGATTATGTTAACAACTAATTCCTActactccgtcccataatgtaagacgttttttaacgctatataagacggagggagtagctagggATAAACTATTTGGCATCCTAAACCAGGTCCATGTCCCAAGCCTACTCCTGAGTCCTGACCATGACCCGGACCAGCTATCATCATCATCCACAAATACAAAAAATACAAGGCAGGGGAGGGATAAAATTGTGCATTGACATCAAGTTCTGGTTTTTATTTACCGCAATTTGACATGGAGTGCTTCGTCATTGCAAGTTTTATCCATGTAATCATCAACTCACTGATTGttttcgaaaaggaggaatacccccggCTCTCCGTCAAGCGAAGCAGATAGTACATCTTCAGTATATATACTTCATCAAGATTATGGCAGTTCTATACTATGCCAATAATATATCTTCGTCGATGGGTCTGATTCTTCTTCATTATTGGAGCTTGTATAGTAGAGTAGGCCTCGTTTGGTGCGGACAAAATAAAATGTTTCCTTCCGCATCGCTTTCGCGTAGAAAACTATGCAAAAAGAAGCTCATTATCCTAATGTTGGGTCCCCTGGGGGATTATGTTAACAACATCCTAGGGATTAAACTATTTGGCCTCCTAATTGATGATGTTGCTAAATGCTAAACGAGGTCCCTGTCCCAAGCCTACTCCTGACCATGACCCGAAGCAGCTATTATCGTCATCGCAAATACAAAAAAAGAATCGCATAGTAGTATATGCTTGCTAGTTTGACAGCCTTATGCCAAAAGATTATACTGAGTTGAGTTTGGTTCGATAGGAAAGGGATCTGTGCCATGTCTTTGTTCATGGATTGAAGTGATAAACTCAAACCTGGAGATGCGCTCAAAAACTTTTAGCCGGCCTCACGATTTCAGATGCTATCTTCTCGATCAGAGCAGTTTTATTCGTGCCTCtgctttgcacaaagagcataACATGAACATCAATTGCCCCCAAAAGCTCTGCTTTTTTTTAAATAACTCATCAGTTGGATATTATTGGCACATTTCTGTGATATAATtggtccttttttctttctttcttcatcaGGGGTGGCAAAGCATTCTGCAGCGACGAGTGCCGGTACCAGGAAATGCTTTTCGACGAAGCGGTGGACAACCTGCGCTAGCTAGCTAAACGGGCGAGTGACGGTGCGTTTCACAAGAGTGTTTCAGTGGAGGAGAAGGCATGCATGATGGCCCTGAATAACCGAGATGAGATTTATTGTTTTCCATTTTTAGTTTCTTCTTGACTTTGCAAGACTGGATGATGTTTTTTGGTCATGGAGAACAGAATGATTTTTAGTCTTTTGCCGCGGATTAAAAGAACTTTGCCCCCTGAATCACTGAAAGATGTTGTTCGACGTTCTAgttaaatggaatgaaatttgatgcCAGTGTTCTTCTACCCTGCCCTGTATGCTGCAAGTTAAATTCTGGCCATTAGAGGTGACATGGAGCCATTTGTCCCACAATGCACTCTGAAAGAAACTGTGTTCATTAAACTACTGGAAAGCAAAATCATCCACAGCATGGCTCTTTTGACAGATCCACTCTGATCAAAACAAAACACCAGTTAGTACTCGTCAATCATCAAATTTTCTGGGTTTTTTTTTTCAATCACCATCAAACACTTTGCTTTGCTTGCTTATTCATCAAAAGGGAGGATGGAACTGAAACCAACTGCACCCTGTTCAGTGATTCAAGGGGGCCAAAAGTAGCCATCTTGAAAAAGATTCATAGGTTTGTGTGGTTTGCCATGGCCCATCACTCGTACTAAAACAAAATGCAGCAGCCCGGACCGGCATAAtgagagctcaactgctcctaatcATCACGCTGTTTGTGTAAAAAATTGGGTGGGTGCAGTGCAGGTGCTGGACCAAACATGATTATGAGTTACG is drawn from Triticum dicoccoides isolate Atlit2015 ecotype Zavitan chromosome 4A, WEW_v2.0, whole genome shotgun sequence and contains these coding sequences:
- the LOC119287118 gene encoding FCS-Like Zinc finger 8-like isoform X1, which translates into the protein MVGHGLPLPAPQVLRPSEAMLRNRSRRAVGAGGGGGGLMPQPEPLAGATAQSSSSPRPYMALPQAGFLDGAEQGPSSSMSPTSILETKQFCCSALPPFLSERSLRKAQMETAALGPEPAGAGGLADVLREHGNAKAGGRKVVFGSQLRIQVPSGRAAELVSSPIEFGVKNRDAVLSPARRFLPEVVSSPTARVFAAGVAPGEMAMSEDYTCVISRGPNPRTRHIFDDCIVESCGDVLVDNGPGTAAVPASGFLSSCHACRRQLAGHANDTFIHRGGKAFCSDECRYQEMLFDEAVDNLR
- the LOC119287118 gene encoding FCS-Like Zinc finger 8-like isoform X2, with the protein product MLRNRSRRAVGAGGGGGGLMPQPEPLAGATAQSSSSPRPYMALPQAGFLDGAEQGPSSSMSPTSILETKQFCCSALPPFLSERSLRKAQMETAALGPEPAGAGGLADVLREHGNAKAGGRKVVFGSQLRIQVPSGRAAELVSSPIEFGVKNRDAVLSPARRFLPEVVSSPTARVFAAGVAPGEMAMSEDYTCVISRGPNPRTRHIFDDCIVESCGDVLVDNGPGTAAVPASGFLSSCHACRRQLAGHANDTFIHRRNTPGSPSSEADSTSSVYILHQDYGSSILCQ